A genomic window from Deltaproteobacteria bacterium includes:
- the yidD gene encoding membrane protein insertion efficiency factor YidD codes for MRARQPLIGLLRLYQTAVSPYIGNCCRFHPSCSDYMIGSIRLNGTILGVLDGIRRIGRCHPFHKGGVDLPRRIQLFGTRAPWKNG; via the coding sequence GTGCGGGCCCGACAACCCCTCATCGGCCTCCTGAGGCTGTACCAGACAGCGGTTTCCCCTTACATCGGCAACTGCTGCAGGTTCCATCCCAGCTGCTCCGACTACATGATCGGATCGATCCGCCTGAACGGGACGATCCTCGGGGTGCTGGACGGGATCCGGCGGATCGGCAGGTGCCATCCCTTTCACAAGGGAGGCGTCGACCTGCCGCGGCGGATCCAACTTTTCGGAACGAGGGCACCATGGAAAAACGGATGA